Proteins from a genomic interval of Toxotes jaculatrix isolate fToxJac2 chromosome 5, fToxJac2.pri, whole genome shotgun sequence:
- the LOC121182646 gene encoding rhombotin-1-like — protein MVLDKEESVSLVSLQSREKSRGCAGCNGKIRDRFMLQALDRYWHEDCLKCACCDCHLGRMGSTLYTRANLILCRRDYLRLFGVTGNCAACSKMIPAFEMVMRARDNVYHLDCFACQLCRQRFCVGDKFFLKNNMILCQLDYEGGHLNGNTERQPQ, from the exons ATGGTGTTGGACAAGGAGGAGA GTGTGTCTCTTGTATCCCTCCAGTCCAGAGAGAAGTCGAGGGGCTGTGCTGGCTGCAATGGCAAGATCCGGGACCGCTTCATGCTGCAGGCACTGGACAGGTACTGGCACGAAGACTGCCTGAAGTGTGCCTGCTGTGACTGCCACCTGGGCCGGATGGGCTCCACCCTCTACACCCGAGCCAACCTCATCCTCTGCCGCAGGGACTACCTGAG gctCTTCGGGGTGACAGGGAACTGTGCAGCCTGCAGTAAGATGATCCCTGCCTTTGAGATGGTGATGAGAGCCAGAGACAACGTCTACCATTTAGACTGCTTCGCCTGTCAGCTCTGCCGCCAGAG ATTTTGCGTGGGAGACAAGTTTTTCCTCAAGAACAACATGATCTTGTGCCAGCTGGACTATGAAGGAGGCCATCTTAATGGCAACACTGAGAGGCAGCCTCAATAA
- the rerglb gene encoding RERG/RAS-like b: protein MNDIKLALLGSQGAGKSAVLVRFLTRRFIGEYASNTNSLYHKRLSIEGRQLNLEVFDPCSQSSEARCILEEPVDWADGFVVVYNISDRTSFINAKNILRQIREARVGNCKGEVEVPVCLVGNKQDLCHARQVREDEGRCLAQENHCHFQEVSAAESYQDIANLFTQLIRQVMEHLKYRADRRRYSGSKSMAKLINNVFGKRRKSV from the exons ATGAACGACATCAAGCTGGCCCTGCTGGGAAGCCAGGGGGCTGGGAAATCAG CTGTCCTTGTGCGGTTCCTGACCAGGCGCTTCATTGGTGAATATGCCTCGAACACCA ATTCCCTGTACCATAAAAGGCTGTCGATCGAAGGCAGGCAGCTGAACCTGGAGGTTTTTGACCCCTGCTCTCAG AGCTCGGAGGCCAGGTGTATACTGGAGGAGCCCGTCGACTGGGCAGATGGCTTCGTGGTGGTGTACAACATCAGCGACCGCACTTCCTTCATCAACGCCAAGAACATCCTGCGGCAGATTCGGGAGGCGCGCGTCGGCAACTGCAAAGG GGAGGTGGAGGTTCCTGTGTGCCTGGTGGGCAACAAGCAGGACCTGTGCCATGCCCGGCAGGTACGTGAGGACGAGGGCCGCTGCCTGGCTCAGGAGAACCACTGTCACTTTCAGGAGGTCTCGGCGGCCGAGAGCTACCAGGACATCGCCAACCTCTTCACACAACTCATCCGGCAGGTGATGGAGCACCTGAAGTACCGAGCCGACCGACGGCGCTACAGCGGCTCCAAGTCCATGGCCAAGCTCATCAACAACGTGTTTGGCAAGAGGAGGAAGTCAGTGTGA